The genomic stretch TCTTTGAGTTTCATGATGGTATTACAGGAATCGTAGGCCCCAACGGCAGCGGTAAGAGTAATGTGGCCGATGCCGTAAGGTGGGTATTAGGTGAACAAAGTGCTAAGCAGCTAAGAGGTGCCAGAATGGAGGATGTTATTTTCTCTGGAACGGAAACCAGAAAACCTCTGGGGTTTGCTTCTGTATCCCTGACAATAAACAACGAAGATCATAAACTGCCCATAGAATATGACGAAGTAACAGTGGCTAGAAGAGTATATCGTTCAGGAGAAAGTGAATATCTCTTAAATGGCAGCACCTGTCGTTTGAAGGATGTACAGGAACTCTTCCTCGATACTGGTATTGGTAAGGAAGGATACTCCATTATCGGACAGGGTCAGATTGAAAAGATACTAAGCGGAAAACCGGATGACAGAAGGGAACTCTTTGATGAAGCCGCTGGTATTGTTAAGTTTAAGAAAAGAAAACTATCTGCACAGCATAATCTGGAGGAAGAACGCCTTAACTTAAGCAGAATCCAGGATATACTCTCTGAAATCGAGAAACAGGTAGGGCCTCTGGAAAACCAATCGGCAGTAGCAAAAGAATATCTGAAACTAAGGGATGAATTAAAAGAACTTGATATACAGTTATTCCTGTATGAGAATGAAAAAATGCAGGAAATAAAAAACCAGACCAATGAAAAGCTGATGATTGCCACCGATAATTTAAATGCTGCCAATGAGAAATCGGAGAATATCAAAGAAGAATTCTCTCTTTTAGAAAAAGAAATTGAAGAATTTAACACTACCTTAGAGGCACTTAAGACATCTCAAAGTGACAGTCGGTTGAATCAGGAGAAAACCGAAGGTGAAATAAAGGTATTAAAAGAGCAACTCTTATCCATTAAACAAAATGACTCTCATTATGAAACCAGGCTTGCTGCCATAACAGAGGATATCAAGACCAGGGTAGAAGAGCAGGAAAGTTACATAAAGCAAAAAAAGGAATTAGACCTGCTGATTGACAAGATGGATGAAAGCCAGTCTGTCAATGTACTGGAATTAGAAGAAATTCGCAACCGGATTAAGGAAGATGTTACACTGGCCGAAAATCTGCATGGTGAGATATTTGATTATCTTAATGAGAATTCCGGAATTAAAACAAATCTTCAGAGATATGAGACTATTCTGGAACAGAATAATATTAAGAAAACAGAACTTACCCAGAGAATTCTTCGTAACAAAAGTGAAGACGCGATAAATGATCAGGAAATCCAAAATGTCAGAGAACAGTTAGAAACGCTAGAGACCCAGAAGCAGGAAAACCTTAAGGAGACCAGCCAGGCGCAGGAGAAGGTAACGGATTATCAAAATAATTTAAAGGTTATAGAAGAAGAGATACAAAAGAAGCAGCGTGAATATCAGATGGGAAGCTCCCAGCTGGAGGCCTTAAAAAACCTTACGGAACGATATGAAGGTTATGGCAACAGTATCCGAAGAATCATGGAAAAGAAAGATACCCAGGGTATCATCGGAGTTGTTGCAGATATTATTAAGACGGAACCGAAATATGAAACTGCAGTAGAAACAGCTTTAGGCGGAAGCATTCAGAATATTGTTACAGATACAGAAGCTACAGCAAAAGGACTGATTGACTATTTAAAGCAGAATAAATACGGACGTGCTACCTTTCTTCCGTTAACCAGTATTTCGGCAAAAGAAGCATATGGTCAGCAAAGGTATTTAGAGGAAAAAGGAGTACTGGGTCTAGCCAATACACTGGTAAAGACCGAAGAACGTTTTAAGGGACTTATGCAGTATCTTCTCGGAAAAAGCCTTGTGGTAGACAATATTGACAATGCGTTGCTGATTGCCAGAAAATACAATTATACTCTGCGTATCATAACCCTGGATGGAGAGCTTTTAAGCCCTGGCGGTTCCTTGTCGGGAGGCGCTTATAAGAACTCCAGTAATCTGCTGAGCAGAAGGCGTGAAATAGAAGATCTGGAAGAAAAAATCTTAGTATTAAAAACAGAAGTAAATAGCCAGAATCATAACCGTGAAGTGATTTTACAAGATATACAGAAGGCTTTCAATGAGATGGAGGAGAAAAAACAGGTTCTTCAGGAAATTCATCTCAGGGAAAATACCTTAAAGCTTCAGCTGTCACAGTGCGATAAGAAAAAACAGGAACTAAAAGCACTTTACGAAGAAATTACAAATGAAATAAATCAAATTGAAAATCAGAGTATAGAATTAAATAGAAATATTACAATTCTAAAAGACAGCCTTGTGCTCAATGAAGAAAAGAGCAAGGAGAATGAACAAAGAATTGAAGAGATGAACCGG from Anaerocolumna sp. AGMB13020 encodes the following:
- the smc gene encoding chromosome segregation protein SMC translates to MYLKSIEVYGFKSFANKIIFEFHDGITGIVGPNGSGKSNVADAVRWVLGEQSAKQLRGARMEDVIFSGTETRKPLGFASVSLTINNEDHKLPIEYDEVTVARRVYRSGESEYLLNGSTCRLKDVQELFLDTGIGKEGYSIIGQGQIEKILSGKPDDRRELFDEAAGIVKFKKRKLSAQHNLEEERLNLSRIQDILSEIEKQVGPLENQSAVAKEYLKLRDELKELDIQLFLYENEKMQEIKNQTNEKLMIATDNLNAANEKSENIKEEFSLLEKEIEEFNTTLEALKTSQSDSRLNQEKTEGEIKVLKEQLLSIKQNDSHYETRLAAITEDIKTRVEEQESYIKQKKELDLLIDKMDESQSVNVLELEEIRNRIKEDVTLAENLHGEIFDYLNENSGIKTNLQRYETILEQNNIKKTELTQRILRNKSEDAINDQEIQNVREQLETLETQKQENLKETSQAQEKVTDYQNNLKVIEEEIQKKQREYQMGSSQLEALKNLTERYEGYGNSIRRIMEKKDTQGIIGVVADIIKTEPKYETAVETALGGSIQNIVTDTEATAKGLIDYLKQNKYGRATFLPLTSISAKEAYGQQRYLEEKGVLGLANTLVKTEERFKGLMQYLLGKSLVVDNIDNALLIARKYNYTLRIITLDGELLSPGGSLSGGAYKNSSNLLSRRREIEDLEEKILVLKTEVNSQNHNREVILQDIQKAFNEMEEKKQVLQEIHLRENTLKLQLSQCDKKKQELKALYEEITNEINQIENQSIELNRNITILKDSLVLNEEKSKENEQRIEEMNRQLEEVKKQEQLLNEQVSQAKVEMSAFDQKNQHLLDNIKRIKRELEKLYEEESGIKRNREASLASYDEKLKAISQDEEKTRNYSEEIAKLEEEIKEIQAKKDAVTLTHKSFFDRREELSKEIINLDKEIFRLSGQLERLEEQLNEKKDYMWEEYELTLHTALETLNILSAENTDSALVKKRISEVKGSMKGLGDVNINAIEDYKNLSERYLFLKSQKEDIEKAEDTLIHIIEELDEEMRNQFNDKFAQIKVQFNQVFKELFGGGLATLALTEGEDVLEAGIIITSQPPGKKLQNMMQLSGGEKALTAISLLFAIQNLKPSPFCLLDEIEAALDDANVKRFAKYLHKLTKDTQFIIITHRRGTMNAADVLYGITMQEKGVSTLVSVNLIEKDLEK